From Malus sylvestris chromosome 1, drMalSylv7.2, whole genome shotgun sequence:
GAGATTTGGGGTCCAGATTATCGGGTAAGGGCCCGTTCGGGATTAAAGGTGACGATCGATTTCTGGGTATTGAATTTGATACTGAAATGAATGGAGATATGAATGATTTGAATGCTAATCACATAGGGGTAGATGTTGGTAGCTTTGTATCTCTAGCTGTTGGTAATGTTTCTGAATTGAATTTGGTGCTTAATAGTGGAGAAAAGTTGAAATGTTGGATCGATTACGATGCTAGTTCGAAACGATTGGAGATTAGGCTAGGCAAAATGGACGATTCGAGGCCTTATACTCCGATTACGGCATATGGGATAGATATGTCGGGAATGTGGAGAGGTGAGGATGTGTATGTAGGTATTAGCTCCTCGAATTCGAATGGAAATTCGTCACAGATTAGCAGTGTGTATTCATGGAATTTTAGGCTTAGAAATGTTCCCAAGTCAATGCATTCTCTACCGGTGAATCCGAGGGGGTATGTGGATGGACATGGTGAGAGTTTGAGCGTGCAGAAGCGGGGGATTTGCCCATTGACAGTTCTTGCCG
This genomic window contains:
- the LOC126614733 gene encoding L-type lectin-domain containing receptor kinase VIII.1-like, translated to MANFTISRCNFPFIFLLSSFYFLTLTLIAEPISSSGPKPLNNSSNPNFDSEIALLGDAALAGGGSYVNLTRPSVSSSGLLLRRKPFKFLDGNLSNPTSFSTEFAFSMTPDGGDGLLLVFAPGDLGSRLSGKGPFGIKGDDRFLGIEFDTEMNGDMNDLNANHIGVDVGSFVSLAVGNVSELNLVLNSGEKLKCWIDYDASSKRLEIRLGKMDDSRPYTPITAYGIDMSGMWRGEDVYVGISSSNSNGNSSQISSVYSWNFRLRNVPKSMHSLPVNPRGYVDGHGESLSVQKRGICPLTVLAGMIFVTGCGALVAFVMLFLWAIIISRHTEFPAEFSPKPVEFRYEKIDVVVEKDAHGIK